In Mytilus edulis chromosome 3, xbMytEdul2.2, whole genome shotgun sequence, the genomic window AAAACAGATTTTCAGTCTCAGAGTCTTAACAGAAATGAGAACAATATACCTAAGAGTGTAATGGAAGGACCTTATATAGAAATATATCACAGAGTAATGTACATTTTCATGGATTATAATGAATTTATGTTAATTCATagttttaaactgatttttaattttctttcatgAATACCAAAATAAAATGAACCTGCCAAAAAATTATTATGAGCATATTTAATTAACATCCACTAATAtataatccatgaaaattgttaTCAAGAGACACAAGTAACTTAAGAGTAACATTGACTAAAAGTCTGTTAAGATTTAGATTTGGGTGTGACATATATCAGAATTCCCGTGTGTTTAAACATGGCTACTGTTGTGATAATAACTACACACTGAAGTGAAATTAGGAGGTTCTAACAGGGGTATCATCTACATTGGACGATTTACTTACTACCACTGATTTTTAAATTAGTTGAACTACTTTGAGCTGTTCCTACGGCATTCGTAGCCCAGCAGACGTAATCCCCCTCGTCATTTGTATCGACTTTTGATATAAACAGGGAAGGATTATTAACTGATGATCCgccatatttgtttgtatttgtcaTATCAATATTTGTTGAGGTGCCGCCAGCATGGCTTTTTGTCCAGTATACATTAGTGGCAGGAGGACTTCCTGTCACTAGACATGTAAGGGTGGCATTGGTGCCAAAGTTGTTCTGGTACTGACTTTGGGGAATATTGACAGTCAATATATCTGTGTGtaagtaaataattattttgttagaAGTAATTTAGAGTATTTTGATATGTCAAGACCTAGCTGCAATTTGTCCCAAAAATTATTGGACAGAATTCTTAAATAGAATTTTCTATCAGTATTAAGGGCATTATCCAAATAGTATAATCAGGACAGATTTTTGAAGACTTACAATAATTTTGGCTAATTTTGGAGAAGTTACAAAAGGCAATAATTGTATCATCTTGACTGTGTGACATAAACAAAAGGCAACAATCACAGTAAGctttcaaagaaataaaaaaaaaagctgcatTCGTTTACAAATATTACTAATAATTTAAGAAATGGTTAGAAACATGCAGTAAAATCtctaatatctttatttaatatttatatttgtaaattatcATAATAATGGgtctaatattttacagaatcaTTTGTAGGGTGAAGCAATCATCAAAGCATTACCTCAGTAGAACTTTAATGGTAAATTTTAACTGTATGAAGGGTCAAATATATATTCACTAAggaaatttaacatttttaaatagaTCCTTTAAATTTGAACCCCCAAAAATCCAAGTTCATGCTTAAATTATATAACTAGTAAAAAGTATCAGCCATGCATACTGATCATTCATATAGTAAACTTTTCTATTGAAATTCCCTGAACTaagacaattatattttaaattgagaaataaaaattttagATTATTAAAAACTTGCAGGTCtagatcaatttcaaatttttaaacagCATGCTTTTGTCAAAGAACTCTTTTATCTTTTGAGACATACCTCCCAGCACATCCAAAAATGTTTGTGAACTTTGAGATGTTCCCACAGAATTAGTTGCTGAGCAGACATAATTTCCTTCATCAGCATTAGAAGCACTGAGAACTGTAAGTGATGGGTTGCTGACAGTAGATCCACTATACTTATCAGTTTTGGATATATCCACATTTACAGGGTTACCGTTAACAATTCTATACCATTGTACTGTTGTATAAGCTGGATTGGCAGTTACTGTACACTCCAAAATAACAAAACTTCCATGGTTTACCGTGTAGACTGACTGCTTGACTCTCACAACAGGAACACCTGTTAAAAAGTATTTGGTAATTAAGTTTTGttaaaacattgataattaatTAAATTGGAAGAGAGCATACTAAGGGTCTTAAAGTTACATCACGTCATTCTGTCAATAGAAAACAGACCAGATAAATGGTCCACTTACAGATAAAGTTTTTAACTCTCAGAAATGTATGCCTGCATTTATCATTTCAAACCGTTGATATCTAATAATACTACGAGATAAATTGATGTCATTTCTGTACACGATGCTGAAAAATATAATCAGTAAAACAAATTATGCATCAAGTCATAATTTTTCACTATTGTTTCATAATTTACAAGtaaataaatactaaaaaaataaaagcacaaaTAAACATCAGTAATTTGCATAcaatttacattaaaatttacATACCTCCAGTGACTTCCAGATTTACTGGCTGACTGTTTGAAGTTCCTTCAGCATTAGTGGCAGTACAAACATAAGTAGCCTTGTCACTTTGATCAGCGTTACTAATCGTGAGAGAAGGTGATGTAACGGTAGACCCTCCATACTTCCCATTGCCATTAGTTACACTGATATCTGTAGGTACACCAAGGATATACTTCTTCCATACTACAGCTGTAGCGCTTGGTGTACCACTCCAGGAACAGACCATCTGTATACTGCTCCCCTGCTGAACTGTGTATTTAGCTTGTGGTACATTGACAGTCAGCAAACCTTAAAACATGGGAACAACAATTTTGAACTATGAACATTAAGGCAGACAATATGTGTTGAAGGtcctactttgacctataattgtttactttttacacattgtgacttagatggagagttttctcattggcacttataccacattttcttatatctatgaaaaatTCTGTGAATCTGTATTCATTTATAACATGATTTTACATAATTAATAAAGATTTTGACAGAATGTACTGATAATGTTCAAAACATGGCTTTATCTTGTCAGTGACTGCAtatcacaattatatatatatacatacataaatacAAATTGTGTGTGAAAATAGCATGGTGGCAGTAAAAGAAATCCTGACATTAATATCCCTTACCTCCAATGACGTCCAGGAAAACAGAAGCACTTTGACCAGTTCCCAGACTATTGGTAGCTGAACAGACATAGTTTCCTTCAtcattctttatattggtatttaTTATGGTTAGAGATGGATTATCTACAGTAGAACCAGAGTATTTCCCATTAGAAGTGGCCACATTTATCAGTGTATCCACTCCATTGATGGTTTTTGTCCAGATAATGTTGTTGGCTGAAGGTGTAGCAGTGACCTGACACTGAATGGTGATTGTCTGTCCATAAGATACAGTATAGGGAGGGTTTAATATCACTACTGTCGGGATATCTGAAATATACAAGTTTTATTAGTTCTGTTACACATTCATATTCATACTGGTAaaagcaaacattttttaatcagtTGCAAACAAATTTGTGGAATAGCTAGAAATCAACACTTTTAAGTTCATCTACAATTAAACAAAAGTAAAACTGTTTGCAAAGCtggttttttttgtatgattttcaaaaatctacaaaaatcaAAAAGTCCAAAAAGATAGAGTTTACTTAGATACTATTATTAGAATATACTCATACTCATATGttatatttatgtctttttttaatttctggtTTACATTTGTTACAATCATGTCAGTTCAAGAGAATATTTAGTACACAAATTGATAAACCTATTTCCTAACTCTTCTGTTGTCCTGAAATGAAGAATTTCACCAACAAACAAAATTTACTATGCAGACTTTGGAAATAAATTTCATAGTTTACAAAAAGTATGATGTATCTAAATTTGCACACATACCTCCAATAACATTTAGATTAGTAGTTTGACTCTGGGCCACACCTGCAGCATTGGTAGCAGTACAAATATAATTAGCACTGTCTGTCTCCCCAGCATTATGTATGGTCAGTGAAGGTGTGTCCACTGTGGATCCAGAGTAATGACCATTACTGGTGGCAATGTTTATATCCTGTGTTACACTTCTTCCAACTGTTATCTTCTTCCATTGAACAGAAAAGGCAGCTGGGGTACCAGTTACTTTACAGACAAGCTGTATGTCCTGACCGGCAGGTACAGAGTACTGGTTTGATGGAATAGTAACAGTCAGTAGTCCTACAATCAAACAACCAAAAAATAACATACAATGTGTTTTTCAATTTTGGGActaaatttaaattattgttcTGATCATTAATATGTATTTGACCCCTACATTCACCATTAAAATAAGGTCTTATATTGAGCCCTTATAAaaacttgttgtttttttttttttaaagattttgaagGGATTATAAATCATTCATGTTTGAGGTCTATCTAGTCTAAAACAGTAAGCTAGACATACAAAATTATCTGTAAAAAAAGTTACGATATGAGATATTTGAGCAACAAAGAAATTATGtatacaaattcaaataaataaatgaaaaaggtcaattaaaaatattataaatcaacTTACCACCAATTACATCTAAGAAACTTGAAAAACTTTGGCCTGTCCCAATAGCATTGGTAGCTGTACATATATAGTTTGTTTCATCAGCAACAACAGCATTGTTAATGACCAAATCAGGAGAGTTCAAAGTTGAACCAGAAAATTTCCCACCAGAGTTTGTTATATCTATATCTTGTAGGGTTCCTTGTGTAAATCTTTTCCATTGGACAGAAGTATGCAGTGGATTAGCTTGTATACTACATGGGATTATAACATTCCCGCCAAAATTAACTGAGTATGTCCTGGCTGGAATCTGCACAACTGGAACATCTGaggttaaagaaaaatatttattttctaaacaCTGTTTTCCATgttataaaagaacaaaataaaaatatagaggAAACCCATATATGAAATTTACTTCTGAgctttgaaatttaattttactgtaaAATGTTTGCATTAATTGTGCTTTGACACAAATCTAactgaaaaatttaaataaaagagtAAGCACTGAACTTctcttgagaaaaaaacacagtttGAAATTAATCTACATCTGTACAGTCAAAGCTAACAAAAAAGATAACAGCAGTTTAACTTACTTCCAAACACACTGAGAAAAGTTTCTTGGCTGGACGAGGTTCCCACTACATTTGTAGCTGTGCACTGATAATTAGCTGAGTCTGATTTCAATGCATTATGAATGGTTAAACCAGGTGTAGATGTTAAAGACCCTGCATACTTTCCTCCGCCACTTGCTATGTTGATATCAGTAGTAATGGTATTCTGAATCTTTTTCCAGCGAACTTGTGTGGCAGCAGGAAGTCCAGATAATATACATGGAATGGTTATAGAGTTGCCCACCTGAACACTGTATGGACCTGTTGGTACGGTCACTGTCAGTAAACCTGTAATTTACAACAAATAagtcttatatctataaataatttaattttgaatgtaacacatcttttgattggctgacgttattttgttatgagctcatagacataatttagtcatgtgactgtgacgtcatcaacgttttttcatggttttctacggtttaaaatggaatttagaattaaattataagaaatgactgtaatattttttctttctattcgaaataacataaaaaatgtggtgcacactgttaaataacctgctacgcgcgttattcagtgtgcaccaaatttttaatgttatttcttcatagacagaaaaaatattacagtcattccttaataaAAAGAAAGATTCATGATTGTTAAACAATTTAAGGCATGAAAAATAACTGTTTATCAATGCACCCTAGAAATTCTTAGAACCAACCTAAAAATCCTTCTTTTTTCAGTTTTAGGAATTTCCCTGTAGTATCTTTCTATATATTATTACTATTAGTCTTTGAAGTGTTTAATATTTGTTCTTGTTCAGTTTTTATTTTGCatgattctattttttttcaaataaatgatttATGACCTTAACatattttatagctttttttCAGTTGGTTCATTATATTCAAATGATCAAAGTTATGTTTTAAAGAAGTATTTGAATATACACAAACCTTTCTGAATACATAATTgtgacaaataaaaacatttattatttctttaccTCCAACTATATCCAGTACTGTAGACGAACTGTTCCCTATGCCAATACTGTTTTCAGCACTACACACGTAACTCGCCTCGTCATCTAGATTAGCACTGTTAATGACTAATGATGGAGAACTAACTGTGCCACCACTATATTTCCCTGAAGAGGCTGCAATGTTGATATTAGTTGCTGTTCCACTTTTAGTTTTTCTCCACGTCACGACAGTATGAAGTGGTACTGCCGTTACGATACAATCTAGAGTGATGGAGGTACCATAATTTGCAGAGTATGAATCTTGTAATATCTGTACCTGAGGAATTGctaaaagtaaatgaaatatcaCAATATAACATCTATGCAGTAAATGATTCCTCTATTAAAAAATTTTAACAAACAGGTATATACATCATTGTTGTTATATAAAatgcaaaacttaaaaaaaaaaaaaaaaaaaaaaatgttaagtttcTTTTTAACCAAAAGATCTCTTCATTACAACTTTATACGAAAGTtagataaaaaagaaacaatactTGTTTACGCTTTATTGCAATGGTATTATCTAGCAATACGAGTTCTGAGAATACCTTTATGTTTTCATGCTAGATTTTGGTAATTAATCTGTATTCTGCGATTAAATAAATTCTAGACACTATCATATGCCATCAATGATAACAGTATCATTTTAACAGTATTtggttttatcaataaaaaacatgaaaaaaggtTCTTACTTCCTGTCACATCTAAAGATGTTCTATCACTGTATGCCCTTCCAGCACTATTGGTCGCTGTACAAATATACTGAGCCTTGTCATCATTGTCAACATTTGTGATTATTAGTGAAGGGCTGGAAACAGTTGCACCAACATATTTTCCGTTGCTTGCACCAACATTGATATCTGCGGCCACATTATTGGTTGCTCTCGGCACATTATTGGCAACTTTCTGCCATGTGATAAAACTGGCTGATGGGATACCAGACCATGAACAACCTAATGTGGCTGTGTTTCCAAGGAGAACAGAGTAAGACGTCTGAAGAACAGTCACAGTTAACAGACCtggaaaaaacaaattatttccttCCTAAATTTCTGTACATTGTTGTGTATCAGGTTAagatcaaagtttttttttattgacaatctTATTTTCTAAATTCATTTATATCCAACTGAATAGctttaaaagatcttaaaaaaaaacttgggtCTTTTTaaagttgactatgcggtatgggctttgcccttTGTTTAAGgttgtacattgacctatagctgttaatttctgtgtcatttggtctcttgtggagagttttctcatgggcaatcataccacatcttcttttttatatctattgcaTCTATCTGTTTTGAAGCGTACCAATTCTAAAGTTgctgtaattgaaataaaatggaaacactaaataaaaaaaatataatttaacatatAACTTTCTTTACCTCCAACTACATTTAAAACAGTTCCCGAACTGGATCCCTGTCCAATGCTATTGGTAGCACTACAAACATATGTAGCTTCATCACTATCAACAGCTGATCTTATCGTTAGTGACGGTGAACCTATTCGGGATCCAGAATATTTTGCAGTGTCAGACAGATCAACATTTTCTGTGCTGCCACCTGCTTTTGTTTTAGTCCAACTGACCATGGTGTATACAGGATTAGCCACTACTGTACAGACCAATGTTATAGAGCTGCCATAGTCAACACTATAGCTTGGTGCACCAATCGTAACAACTGGCTTACCTGAAAAATtcaaatcaaccaatcaaaatacatgaaaaattcaaatcaacatatcaaaatacatgaaaatttcaaattaaccaatcaaattatgTTCTTTGAGTAAAAACTATACTTTTCATATTTAAGTTCAATGACATATTAAATCTAaaataatatatgataaaaagtaacttaatttattttactaaaaaaattaATGATTAATAAATctctttcttttctttaaaaagtttctTAACAAATGGAACACTAGCTCTTTATATTACAATTTAACAGAGTAAAAGTAATTCTTTGACTGTACTTAAATCTGAAACATTTGCAACAATAATCTATCCAGCATTAGACAACACTATAATGGGAAAGTAGCATAGACTATTATTTGTATTGCATTTTTAAATTATACCTTTCCAAATACATTTATTGTTAAGCAACAAGAAGTATAAGCATAGACACCAAAGCAAGAGATATGTTTTATGATATTATAGTACAGAAAAGGATACAAATTTCAAAGCACATCCCCACTCAAAATTCAAAGTATTAGATAGGGCTAAAAACTAACTGATGAAAATTACTTTAATAAAGACTTAACCCACTTTTACTCCCTTAAGAAGATGTTAATATGGTAGAATAATCTTACAAAGATGTTGTTATTCAAGGAAAAGAAATTAACTTTatttaatatatgaaaaaaaagttaagaaattctaaaccatttaattaagataaagataaaacattaattctaataaaataaaaattaaaaagaaaattaaaaaggaaagaCAGATAGACAAACAGAAAGAAAGTCCAAGAAGACATTAGCAGtttaatattatgaataattATAAACTCCTCTATAGAAAatgctttctcaattttaaaggaAAAGTCATTTCTacacaaaaaaagaagaagaaagaaaATAAGCCATGCAAATGAAAATTATGAGGAAAATCATGATATGACCATAAAGTTGTTAATTccagaaataaaattaaaagcatTCAGAATTAATGAAAGATGCATGAATTATAATCAACAGCTAAAGTTTATACAGTTGAAAGTTAAGAACAAACATGCAAGCACATcataaaaagcaataaaaaaaaactcttaccAATTGTAATTTATTTCCATAACATTGTTACACTGAGGGATCAACTGTATACTGTGGTAAAAGCCTACTAAAAACTTCACTAAAATTATCATTCATATACATATACCATGCTATATAATATATAAGTGttcaattattataattatacagTATCATCTAAACAATGTCATATATAATTCCATGTATCAACTAAGTTTACAGATTGTTTTGCAATAATAAGTGCACATTGACTAAAATTATATTCTAAACTCATGCTAGTACAAATATTAATAACAAGAAACAATGTTATTGTTTTAAGTTAATGGAACAAACATAGTCTCAACCCAAAGCAAAATAAAGAggataagaaaaaaatgtagaaaaaaatgacttGCAACCTTGCAGCTGCCTATATACAAAGCATGCTTGTGTAATAATATTTCTTTCATTTGTACCTGAAAATTGCTAAAATATACATAACAAACTAAAGGTTTTACGATAAAATATCTGAAAGCAAAATTGTCGTAAGCACTTTGGATTCATTGCATGTGATTCTGAATCGTGTAGAAGCAGATTTGAGCGATCTatctaaaaaaaaagcaaataaatattaagaaataGACAATGCTTCAAAAAAGAAAGTATAGATacatttttttctctgttgaagCATTGTGTGTACTATGTATATACATTTAATGGAAGAATACAACATCCAAATATGGATATAGCTTAAGAATGAATTTTTACACTCATTTAAGCGTTTGTACAGCCAGTGTCAATATTACCTCTTCAATGCTGAGAACATGTGCTAATTGATAGTGCATTGCAAAGCTGCTATTCTCTTTACTATCAATTTTCCATTTATAATTTCATAACCGAGCTAAATAATAGGGTAGCAATTGAAATATAATatctaaattaatataatatatgtgATTTGGAATCTTAAGAAACAGTTCAACTattcttaaaatttcaaattatgtGTAAAGGGCTTTCATCAATACCCTTATTCATGTTGGACTCATTTACTACACTTGTAACATTAAATATAATATCAGTATTTATTGATCTGAATTTCCAATGTGATCATAGAAACTGTCGTTTTATTCGTGTCTTTTCTAAACTACAATTctgtaacaaaataaattaaatgttacAATTCACAAATGAGTccaaaatgaaattggtattgtgaTACAAACATGTAAAATCTAATTAAAACTCAGTAATCTGGTCCTGTCGTAATAAATATTCCtataaatatcttaaaaaaataatgttggaaCCTAGATCTACCAGTTTGCTACAAATAATACCGTTCTAACATATCATATcaaataatctatttttagataTACAAGGAGCATGATCCATGCTGCATGATGTTATACTCACTGCCTGTGACATCAAGATTTGTCACGATGCTGTTAGCATCTCCTGCAGCATTGACTCCATGACACCTATAGTTTCCTTCGTCACTGAATTGAGCAGAGTTGATTACCAATGTTGGACTGCTTAAGGTACCACCACTGTATCTATTGTTTCCGGCTATGTCCACGTTGGAGAATGATCCGCCATTAGTTTGTTGTTTCATCCAGTAAACATTGGTGGCTGAAGGTGACCCTGACACGGTACAAGTGATACTGATCTGGTTCCCAAGTAAAACGGAATATGTGGATGATGGGATGGTAACAGTCAATGCAcctatttaaatagaaaaaagaaacggCTTTTAGAAAATTGCTAAAGAATATCACAGCATCATTAAACACTTATTTAATCATCTGTAAATCTTATTTCTAGGTAGTATTTtacatatatcatttatataacttaatatatataatataatttaataaatgcACGACACAAAAATCTTCTATCATATCACaatacaaaccaatataaaatatatattgatttctgactgaaaattaaaaaaaaataaattcatatttatactgGAAGAATTCTGCAACATTTAAGAATACAATGaatagttttgttatattttacttatgatAACTTctggttatacatgtataaaatagtGGTTTTAACTTGGTCAATGAAATAGTATAATATCTTAGAGTGGTAAGAGTTATAATGTCATTGAcaatattgtaaatttttattaattagCGATTGTTACATAAGAATATATGTAATGATTAAACTGTGTGAATTCACCATAAATGTATTTTCAGACTTATTACGGGTTATTGCTCTTGAAGTTTATATCTCAGCAAGTTATGGCCTTATAAATCAGCAGCAACAGTCACACAGGATATAACTGTCCACAAACCAGTGAAACTTCAAACCTTTGAAGTTTATACACAATATTAAGCATTACCTTAAAAGTGAGCTCAGCGGTTAATTCAGAAGTGCattttctaaacaaaaatgttCTTCAAGAAAAGATATCAGAcctgtattttaattttgaaaacattcaattaaaagcataacaaaaatcaatttattaaaaataaattggaCCATGTTACAATACTTGACATACTGGTTAATTTCATAAGAATATCTTTGTTAAGGCATTATTGTTTAGTTTCAACTAACTTTCCAAATATCCTAACACAAGTTGCCATATGAGCTCACTTTGTTCCCAATGTTTTTGCACACTTGATATTAGTCCTGCAGCATATTGGTTATGTCGATGACTTAACTGATTGGCATCAGCCTGTGGCCGAAAAAATTAAATCACCAGAGGTACTGAAAGAAAATAC contains:
- the LOC139514378 gene encoding hemicentin-1-like — encoded protein: MVSWTKTKAGGSTENVDLSDTAKYSGSRIGSPSLTIRSAVDSDEATYVCSATNSIGQGSSSGTVLNVVGGLLTVTVLQTSYSVLLGNTATLGCSWSGIPSASFITWQKVANNVPRATNNVAADINVGASNGKYVGATVSSPSLIITNVDNDDKAQYICTATNSAGRAYSDRTSLDVTGTIPQVQILQDSYSANYGTSITLDCIVTAVPLHTVVTWRKTKSGTATNINIAASSGKYSGGTVSSPSLVINSANLDDEASYVCSAENSIGIGNSSSTVLDIVGGLLTVTVPTGPYSVQVGNSITIPCILSGLPAATQVRWKKIQNTITTDINIASGGGKYAGSLTSTPGLTIHNALKSDSANYQCTATNVVGTSSSQETFLSVFGNVPVVQIPARTYSVNFGGNVIIPCSIQANPLHTSVQWKRFTQGTLQDIDITNSGGKFSGSTLNSPDLVINNAVVADETNYICTATNAIGTGQSFSSFLDVIGGLLTVTIPSNQYSVPAGQDIQLVCKVTGTPAAFSVQWKKITVGRSVTQDINIATSNGHYSGSTVDTPSLTIHNAGETDSANYICTATNAAGVAQSQTTNLNVIGDIPTVVILNPPYTVSYGQTITIQCQVTATPSANNIIWTKTINGVDTLINVATSNGKYSGSTVDNPSLTIINTNIKNDEGNYVCSATNSLGTGQSASVFLDVIGGLLTVNVPQAKYTVQQGSSIQMVCSWSGTPSATAVVWKKYILGVPTDISVTNGNGKYGGSTVTSPSLTISNADQSDKATYVCTATNAEGTSNSQPVNLEVTGGVPVVRVKQSVYTVNHGSFVILECTVTANPAYTTVQWYRIVNGNPVNVDISKTDKYSGSTVSNPSLTVLSASNADEGNYVCSATNSVGTSQSSQTFLDVLGGMSQKIKEFFDKSMLFKNLKLI